A region of uncultured Carboxylicivirga sp. DNA encodes the following proteins:
- a CDS encoding sugar-binding domain-containing protein, whose amino-acid sequence MKLKSFSTLLFIVLGSLNFQSFSQNWTMKEAELPTQWMKDIDINDPLPEYPRPQLVRNEWLNLNGLWEFEPGKADDATPVGKTLSEKILVPFPVESAISGIKEHYDRLWYRREFSVPKNWKGKRIILHFGAIDWESEIFINGESVKLHRGGYDAFDVDITSYLKKGDKQELIVRVFDPTEKQGIPRGKQENPPHGLLIMYTPITGIWQTVWMEAVDKNGIEKIKITPNVDEEKLTLQVQPYNENSDNITIEAKVLDKGKVVSSVESMPGTDIILPVSNPKLWSPESPFLYDLEIVIKRKDKVLDKVDSYFAMRKVGIKQQDGKTKVYLNDKIVYNYGLLDQGYWPDGLYTAPTDEALRYDVEIQRKLGYNMVRKHLKVEPMRWYYYADKMGLMVWQDMPSVNSYIHHKPKIDTLQFQKEYIRMVEGLYNVPSITSWIIYNELQGQKTADGFNPTTRMVELTRKLDPTRLINAASDNHHHDYVGDILDYHSYPPPKIIEPNYGMAGVCGEFGAIALEVQGHEWKPGEGVGMLKVNSQDELEGIYDEYVHMLLQYKTQNHMSGAVFTQLTDVEQEINGLLTYDRIPKVDIDKIKVLNEKLIYQDVEKTECFLSDAISKPGEWKYTNEEPESDWQIQSFNDSEWQIGLSGFGNGNPPNSNEQTNWNTTDIWLRKNIDIRELSTEELDKLTMVVYYDEDCEIYINGVLAASEQGYVSNYKTIKISDEALNAIKPGKNVIAVHCKQTTGGQYFDMGLKLVTYTQRPIAK is encoded by the coding sequence ATGAAATTAAAATCATTTTCAACATTACTTTTCATTGTTCTTGGAAGTCTTAACTTTCAATCATTCAGTCAGAATTGGACAATGAAAGAAGCAGAATTACCAACGCAATGGATGAAAGATATTGACATCAACGATCCTCTGCCTGAATATCCTCGGCCTCAATTAGTAAGAAACGAGTGGCTGAACCTTAATGGTTTGTGGGAATTTGAACCGGGAAAAGCCGATGATGCAACACCAGTTGGAAAAACACTGTCGGAAAAAATTCTGGTTCCTTTTCCTGTTGAGTCAGCTATCTCTGGAATAAAAGAACACTATGACAGACTGTGGTACCGAAGAGAATTTTCAGTACCCAAAAATTGGAAAGGGAAAAGAATCATTCTTCATTTTGGTGCTATTGACTGGGAATCTGAAATTTTTATTAATGGTGAGAGCGTTAAGCTACATCGTGGCGGTTACGATGCCTTTGATGTGGATATAACTTCGTACCTAAAAAAGGGAGACAAACAGGAACTGATAGTACGTGTTTTTGATCCAACAGAAAAACAAGGTATTCCAAGAGGAAAACAAGAGAATCCTCCTCATGGATTATTAATCATGTATACACCAATTACTGGTATATGGCAAACGGTTTGGATGGAAGCTGTGGACAAAAACGGCATTGAAAAAATCAAAATAACACCCAATGTAGATGAGGAAAAGCTGACTCTTCAAGTACAACCTTACAATGAAAATTCCGATAATATAACCATAGAGGCAAAAGTACTGGATAAAGGTAAAGTAGTTTCTTCCGTAGAATCGATGCCGGGTACAGATATTATTCTACCTGTTTCAAATCCTAAATTATGGTCACCTGAATCTCCATTTCTGTATGATCTGGAAATTGTGATTAAAAGAAAAGATAAAGTTTTGGATAAAGTAGATAGCTACTTTGCAATGCGTAAGGTGGGTATTAAACAACAGGATGGAAAAACCAAAGTATATCTCAATGATAAAATTGTTTATAACTATGGTCTTTTAGATCAGGGTTACTGGCCAGATGGATTGTATACGGCACCTACTGATGAAGCCCTTCGTTACGATGTAGAAATACAAAGAAAGCTGGGTTATAATATGGTTCGCAAACATTTGAAAGTAGAACCTATGAGATGGTATTATTATGCTGATAAAATGGGCTTAATGGTTTGGCAGGATATGCCTTCTGTTAATTCATATATCCATCATAAACCAAAGATTGATACCCTTCAATTCCAGAAAGAATACATCAGAATGGTTGAGGGCTTGTATAATGTACCTTCCATAACCAGTTGGATCATTTATAACGAACTTCAGGGACAGAAAACAGCCGACGGATTTAATCCAACCACAAGAATGGTTGAATTAACCCGCAAACTGGATCCTACCCGATTGATAAATGCAGCCAGTGATAATCATCATCATGATTATGTAGGTGACATTCTTGATTATCACTCTTATCCTCCCCCAAAAATAATTGAACCAAACTATGGTATGGCAGGTGTTTGTGGTGAATTCGGTGCCATTGCACTGGAAGTGCAGGGTCATGAATGGAAGCCGGGTGAAGGTGTTGGAATGCTGAAAGTGAACTCCCAAGATGAATTGGAAGGAATCTATGATGAATATGTTCACATGCTTCTACAATACAAGACTCAAAACCATATGAGTGGAGCTGTTTTTACGCAGTTAACAGATGTGGAACAAGAGATTAACGGACTACTTACTTATGATCGAATACCTAAAGTTGATATTGATAAAATAAAAGTTTTAAATGAGAAACTTATTTATCAGGATGTTGAAAAAACTGAGTGTTTTTTAAGTGATGCTATTTCAAAACCCGGTGAGTGGAAATACACCAATGAAGAACCAGAATCTGATTGGCAAATACAATCTTTTAATGATTCAGAATGGCAGATTGGTTTAAGTGGTTTTGGTAATGGAAACCCTCCTAATTCAAATGAACAAACCAACTGGAATACCACTGATATCTGGCTAAGAAAAAACATTGATATACGTGAGCTTTCAACCGAAGAGTTAGATAAACTAACCATGGTTGTTTATTACGACGAAGACTGTGAGATATACATTAATGGTGTTTTGGCAGCTTCAGAACAAGGCTACGTATCGAATTACAAAACAATTAAGATCAGTGACGAAGCCTTGAATGCAATTAAACCCGGTAAAAATGTAATTGCAGTTCATTGCAAGCAAACAACAGGTGGGCAATATTTTGATATGGGATTAAAACTGGTTACCTATACCCAGAGACCTATAGCAAAGTAA
- a CDS encoding glycosyl hydrolase family 28 protein, with amino-acid sequence MSFNKKVFPKGRSYLFILLIALLTVTNGYGNSLIKNVDGRQNSYSEASELIEIFPVPSCYQTNNQYTLHVKPSSSQEWLTVPLIDHTTRGVLNCTYGNFYFTESVDLKITKTSTIYNHSISPKSYNIESSVVDNVLNLTLASSKYLMVTIDGTDIVVLADKKDIEKPAVSGPAIFNVNAEPYNADNTGTQIVTSIIQQAIDDASNYADGTGIVYIPQGVYNITRLNAKSNIEIYLDGGAVLRGTGNPQDYDEYVAGGEIDYTYCIHAENQSNIKIWGPGTIDGNGINLTGLTSAGTQPSDIDNAIMKIRALSIHNCSNVDVSNVITRECSSWTQSFYDSDNINVHATKVINERVLKHNDGIDFSACQHVRANHCFVLTSDDAVCAKGTDDNHEDCYDIRFEDIVVYSNTRGVKCGMQAYNKMYDIWFNNIDVLNARYGIDLLHQDGTGEWNDIHFRDIRVENLSYFTPSEPRPIVASVEDGGKVTNVEITNCSFDSWGTNNSRFVGHKYGTISNVIFTNLKIGDELMYSAEQANLDKNIFTGNVFFQVGDYENIAFPSLDNIEEEGFVFEPEDYSDQQLFAPFIVREDPDACQGKYIECDVTNSNVGVDGKVEYNFTVKEQAEFIVWLRTIAPNDTDDSFWVIMDGNPHKFNNIEPSESWNWDVVKDSDTGENPVVFNLSPGEHTLEIMRRENGTKLDKVYITNQKIITPNGCLDELFTDVEQLIYESGKDDLIVIQNPVEDCLQLSNTLCFPGILKLYDIRGREIKKLKVTQSGKVNVADLKSGIYFLELSTASGMLSQKIVLK; translated from the coding sequence ATGAGTTTCAATAAAAAAGTGTTCCCAAAAGGAAGAAGCTATTTGTTTATCCTTTTAATTGCCTTATTAACGGTAACCAATGGATATGGCAATAGCCTGATAAAAAACGTGGATGGCAGGCAGAATTCATATAGTGAAGCCAGCGAATTGATAGAGATATTTCCGGTTCCTTCCTGTTATCAAACGAATAATCAGTACACATTACATGTTAAACCTAGCAGTAGTCAGGAATGGTTGACGGTTCCCCTCATTGATCATACTACCCGGGGTGTTTTAAACTGTACCTATGGAAATTTTTACTTTACAGAATCAGTGGATTTGAAAATAACCAAGACTTCTACAATTTATAATCATTCAATAAGTCCTAAAAGTTATAATATAGAATCAAGTGTAGTTGATAATGTTCTTAATTTAACTTTAGCATCATCAAAGTATTTAATGGTTACTATTGACGGAACGGATATTGTTGTACTTGCAGATAAGAAAGATATTGAAAAACCTGCAGTTTCAGGCCCTGCTATTTTTAATGTTAATGCCGAACCTTATAATGCAGATAACACCGGAACTCAAATTGTAACGTCAATTATACAACAAGCTATTGATGATGCTTCTAATTATGCTGACGGAACAGGAATCGTTTATATTCCTCAGGGTGTTTACAATATAACCCGCTTAAATGCTAAAAGTAATATCGAAATTTATTTAGATGGGGGAGCAGTACTACGAGGAACAGGTAATCCACAGGACTATGATGAATATGTGGCAGGTGGAGAAATTGATTATACCTATTGTATTCATGCCGAAAATCAAAGCAATATAAAAATCTGGGGACCTGGAACTATTGATGGTAATGGAATTAATCTAACCGGATTGACTTCTGCGGGTACACAACCGTCAGATATAGATAATGCCATTATGAAAATCAGAGCATTGAGTATTCATAATTGTAGTAATGTTGATGTTTCAAATGTTATTACCAGAGAGTGCTCATCATGGACACAAAGTTTTTATGATAGTGACAATATAAATGTTCATGCGACAAAAGTGATCAACGAACGAGTTTTAAAGCATAATGATGGTATCGATTTTTCTGCATGTCAGCATGTTCGGGCCAATCACTGTTTTGTGCTTACTTCAGATGATGCTGTATGCGCAAAAGGAACAGATGATAACCATGAGGATTGTTATGACATCAGGTTTGAAGATATAGTTGTTTATTCTAATACCAGAGGGGTGAAATGTGGTATGCAGGCATATAATAAAATGTATGATATTTGGTTTAACAATATTGATGTCCTTAACGCTCGCTATGGCATTGATTTGCTTCATCAGGATGGAACAGGGGAATGGAATGATATACATTTTAGAGATATAAGGGTTGAAAATCTAAGCTATTTTACACCATCGGAACCCCGACCTATTGTTGCATCAGTAGAGGATGGAGGTAAAGTAACAAATGTTGAAATAACCAATTGTTCTTTCGATTCATGGGGAACTAATAACAGCCGGTTTGTGGGGCATAAATACGGAACAATCAGTAATGTTATTTTCACAAACCTAAAAATTGGAGATGAGTTAATGTATAGTGCTGAACAAGCTAATCTGGACAAGAATATTTTTACGGGTAATGTATTTTTTCAGGTTGGTGACTATGAGAATATAGCGTTTCCTTCATTAGATAATATTGAAGAAGAGGGTTTTGTTTTTGAACCTGAAGATTATTCCGATCAGCAACTATTTGCACCATTTATTGTAAGAGAAGACCCGGATGCCTGTCAAGGTAAATACATTGAATGCGATGTTACTAATAGTAATGTTGGAGTTGATGGGAAAGTAGAATATAACTTCACTGTTAAGGAACAGGCTGAATTTATAGTTTGGTTAAGAACAATTGCTCCTAATGATACCGATGATTCATTTTGGGTGATTATGGATGGCAATCCTCATAAATTTAATAATATAGAGCCTAGTGAAAGTTGGAATTGGGATGTTGTAAAAGATAGTGATACAGGCGAAAATCCGGTTGTTTTTAATTTGAGTCCGGGAGAACATACTTTGGAGATTATGAGAAGAGAAAATGGGACTAAACTGGATAAGGTTTATATAACCAATCAAAAAATTATCACACCAAATGGGTGTTTAGATGAATTATTTACAGATGTGGAACAGCTAATTTATGAGTCTGGTAAAGATGATCTTATTGTAATTCAAAACCCTGTGGAAGATTGTCTTCAACTAAGCAATACATTGTGTTTTCCTGGAATTTTAAAATTATACGATATAAGAGGAAGAGAGATTAAAAAACTAAAAGTGACTCAATCAGGTAAGGTTAATGTTGCCGATTTAAAATCGGGTATTTACTTTCTGGAATTAAGTACAGCATCTGGAATGTTAAGTCAGAAGATTGTACTAAAATAA
- a CDS encoding glycosyl hydrolase family 28 protein, giving the protein MKYINDKRNFFIVGVIIILNIFQGNVFALNFNNNNSDDFFYMKLERDLENMSLQLQKKLTTMHKDLSEFNIVDRFGVNNNGREITTSQIQHAIDTCSQIGGGVLFFPKGMYLTGTIILRSNVHLKFTEGAQIIGSANPDDYEVIYPAYKNNTDRQVNKALFYAEKIENISFTGKGVINFRGDDAIYLNSGNNDPRRPFGIRIVSSKNIYVSDLMLINSPQWMQHYLDCENLMIENVNVFNHAQRNNDGMDIDGCRNVYVRNCYIDSDDDAICLKSNGVAPCENVLIEDCTASSHCNALKLGTETTGGFINVIYRNCKVMPSITGRHHVNGVSTTRTAITLIITDGGTMQNVWFDKIEAIDCITPIYVTLGNRSRKHTDSAPKPAIGRIENIRISNFNAIGAGPITSSLTGLNSSYKIKNVYLNNVHIHLDVEGEKVDRSNDFEALFIQKKSKYPSSHVWDYLPSAGLYFKYIDGLQMDNVIIDNDCNDNRELIINEEE; this is encoded by the coding sequence ATGAAGTACATTAATGATAAAAGAAACTTTTTTATTGTAGGTGTAATAATTATACTCAACATCTTTCAAGGAAACGTTTTTGCATTGAATTTTAACAATAATAATTCAGATGATTTCTTTTATATGAAGCTTGAAAGAGATTTGGAAAACATGTCTTTACAACTTCAAAAGAAGTTGACAACTATGCATAAAGATCTTTCAGAATTCAATATAGTTGATCGTTTTGGAGTGAATAATAATGGCAGAGAAATTACAACAAGTCAAATTCAACACGCAATAGACACCTGTTCTCAAATAGGCGGAGGTGTATTATTTTTTCCAAAAGGCATGTATTTAACAGGCACAATTATTCTGAGGTCTAATGTGCATTTAAAATTTACTGAAGGTGCTCAAATAATTGGAAGTGCAAATCCGGATGATTATGAGGTTATTTATCCTGCGTATAAAAACAATACAGACAGACAGGTAAATAAAGCCTTGTTTTATGCAGAAAAAATCGAAAACATAAGCTTTACGGGGAAAGGTGTAATTAATTTCAGAGGAGATGATGCCATTTATTTAAATTCAGGAAATAACGATCCTCGTCGACCATTCGGTATTCGCATTGTTAGTTCGAAGAATATATATGTGAGTGATTTAATGTTAATCAATTCTCCGCAATGGATGCAGCACTATTTAGATTGTGAGAATCTGATGATAGAAAATGTAAATGTGTTCAATCATGCTCAACGAAATAATGACGGAATGGATATTGATGGTTGTAGAAATGTTTACGTTCGTAATTGTTACATCGATAGTGACGATGATGCTATTTGTTTGAAAAGTAATGGAGTGGCACCTTGTGAAAATGTTTTGATTGAGGATTGTACTGCATCAAGTCATTGTAATGCATTGAAGTTGGGGACAGAAACTACCGGAGGATTTATCAATGTAATTTATCGAAATTGTAAGGTGATGCCTTCCATTACAGGTAGACATCATGTAAATGGTGTATCAACTACCCGTACAGCAATAACATTAATTATTACTGATGGCGGTACAATGCAGAATGTATGGTTTGATAAAATAGAAGCAATAGATTGTATTACGCCCATTTATGTAACATTAGGAAATAGAAGCAGAAAGCATACCGATTCGGCACCCAAACCTGCAATAGGAAGAATAGAAAATATCAGAATCTCAAACTTTAATGCCATTGGAGCAGGACCAATAACTTCATCTCTAACAGGATTAAACTCATCCTACAAAATAAAAAATGTGTACTTAAATAATGTGCATATCCATTTGGATGTTGAAGGAGAAAAGGTGGATCGGAGCAATGATTTTGAAGCACTTTTTATTCAAAAAAAATCAAAGTACCCATCATCTCATGTTTGGGATTATTTACCCAGTGCAGGTCTTTATTTTAAATACATAGACGGACTACAGATGGATAATGTTATAATCGATAATGATTGTAACGATAATAGAGAGTTGATTATTAATGAAGAAGAATAA
- a CDS encoding alpha-glucuronidase family glycosyl hydrolase, translating to MLGFFVSIKKVRLKLIVFLLILNLPNSDFFAQDTYSEPEDGYRMWLRYEKVKDNDLFQNYRNDIKGVLVSSTSFIMNSVREELNIGLSGLLDNQVEWKSKVDADGVLVIGTPENSKIIQSLNFESKLKLLGDDGYIIETIRINGHRAIVVAANHDLGLLYGTFGFLKLLQTNRSINDLNIVSKPKIQCRVVNHWDNANRSVERGYAGISLWDWGTLPNFKDPRYTDYARLNASIGINGTVINNVNAESCFITPYYLERIAALADLFRPYGIKVYLSINFNSPQQLGRLNTSDPMDQEVQMWWQEKVKEIYSYIPDFGGFLVKADSEGQPGPNTYGRTHAEGANMLAKALKPYDGIVMWRAFVYGNHQKDRIREAYDEFVPLDGQFDENVIVQIKKGPLDFMPHEPFSPLFGALSKTNTMIEFQVTQEYLGNGYHLVYKGPMYSDILQSDTYAKGKGTTVGHILEGKVFNNSLTGMAGVINPGNVRNWTAHPFVQSSWYAFGRLAWDFTENTTELAEEWIRLTFSNDADVVEKIKLMMMLSAHAAVNYREPLGLTHIGTGNHYGPAPWSVRSRNFHQANEQGIGFDRTETGSNAIAQYKPQLKNKYSNPKSTPDDLLLWFHHLPWSYQMHSGKTLWETLVRKYYQGVDEVERMQNSWNDLKGKIDINRFNHVKALLEIQKRDALQWRNACVLYFQSLSKMPIPKDLETPPYSLDYYKKLEKQIPVPFLKP from the coding sequence ATGTTAGGATTTTTTGTATCCATAAAAAAGGTTCGTTTAAAGCTTATTGTTTTTTTATTGATCTTGAATTTGCCCAATAGTGATTTTTTTGCCCAGGATACCTATTCAGAGCCAGAAGATGGTTACCGTATGTGGCTACGATATGAAAAGGTGAAAGATAACGATCTGTTTCAGAATTATAGAAATGACATAAAAGGAGTTTTGGTTTCTTCAACCTCCTTTATAATGAACTCTGTAAGAGAAGAGTTAAATATTGGATTATCGGGTTTGTTGGATAATCAAGTTGAGTGGAAATCAAAAGTTGATGCAGATGGTGTTTTAGTTATTGGTACTCCTGAGAACTCAAAGATTATTCAATCATTAAACTTTGAAAGTAAACTTAAACTACTTGGAGATGATGGGTATATCATTGAAACAATAAGGATTAATGGTCATCGTGCCATTGTTGTAGCAGCCAATCATGACTTGGGTTTGTTATACGGTACTTTTGGCTTCTTAAAGTTATTGCAAACAAATCGATCGATTAATGATTTAAACATTGTTAGTAAGCCAAAGATTCAATGCCGGGTTGTAAACCATTGGGACAATGCAAATAGATCAGTAGAAAGAGGATATGCCGGAATTTCATTATGGGATTGGGGGACTTTACCTAATTTTAAAGATCCTCGTTATACAGATTATGCCCGCCTCAATGCGTCAATTGGTATCAACGGTACAGTTATCAACAATGTTAATGCTGAATCATGTTTTATAACGCCTTATTATTTGGAGCGTATTGCTGCTTTGGCAGACCTGTTTCGTCCATATGGAATTAAGGTTTATTTATCCATTAATTTTAATTCTCCGCAGCAATTAGGACGATTAAATACTTCAGATCCGATGGATCAAGAAGTGCAGATGTGGTGGCAGGAGAAAGTAAAAGAGATATATTCCTATATACCTGATTTTGGTGGCTTTTTGGTCAAGGCTGATTCCGAAGGCCAACCGGGGCCTAATACCTATGGACGAACCCACGCCGAAGGAGCTAATATGTTGGCAAAAGCATTAAAACCATATGATGGTATTGTTATGTGGCGCGCTTTTGTTTATGGGAATCATCAGAAAGATCGAATCCGTGAAGCATACGATGAGTTTGTGCCTTTGGACGGACAGTTTGATGAAAACGTGATAGTGCAGATAAAGAAAGGACCTCTTGATTTTATGCCACATGAGCCTTTTTCTCCACTCTTTGGTGCTTTGTCGAAAACCAACACAATGATTGAATTTCAGGTAACACAAGAATACCTGGGTAATGGATATCACCTGGTTTATAAGGGGCCGATGTATTCTGATATTCTTCAGTCGGATACCTATGCAAAAGGAAAAGGAACAACAGTAGGGCATATTCTGGAAGGAAAGGTGTTTAATAATTCCTTAACAGGTATGGCAGGAGTTATTAATCCTGGAAATGTAAGAAACTGGACTGCTCATCCCTTTGTGCAATCAAGCTGGTATGCCTTCGGAAGATTGGCATGGGATTTTACTGAAAACACTACAGAATTAGCAGAAGAGTGGATTCGATTGACCTTTTCAAATGATGCAGATGTTGTTGAAAAGATCAAGCTAATGATGATGTTGTCTGCACATGCTGCTGTTAATTATCGTGAACCATTGGGACTTACACACATTGGTACAGGTAATCATTACGGACCGGCACCCTGGTCTGTTCGTTCCAGAAATTTTCATCAGGCCAATGAACAAGGTATTGGATTTGATAGGACAGAAACTGGATCGAATGCAATCGCTCAATACAAGCCACAACTAAAAAATAAATATTCCAACCCCAAAAGTACACCCGATGATCTGCTATTGTGGTTTCATCATTTGCCGTGGTCTTATCAAATGCATTCAGGTAAGACTTTATGGGAAACACTGGTTAGAAAGTACTATCAGGGAGTAGATGAAGTAGAACGGATGCAGAATAGTTGGAACGATTTAAAGGGAAAAATAGATATAAACAGATTTAACCATGTGAAGGCTTTACTGGAAATTCAGAAAAGAGATGCTCTTCAATGGAGAAATGCTTGTGTGTTATACTTTCAGTCATTGTCAAAAATGCCAATTCCAAAAGATTTGGAAACACCTCCATACTCATTGGATTATTATAAAAAACTGGAGAAACAAATACCGGTGCCTTTTTTAAAGCCTTAA
- a CDS encoding arylsulfatase encodes MKYPISIIQIICLIGIAILSACSEKQDQKRPNVILIMADDMGYSDIGCYGGDVQTPNIDKLANEGVRFTQFYNGARCCPTRASLMTGCYPHQTGIGHMTNTPENFKQHDLGVDEYRGFLNQNCVTIAEVLKQSGYSTLMTGKWHLGISDSTKWPLQRGFDKFYGCIVGATNFFKPEYPRGIVYMNDTISINDDDYYTTDAFTDNAIQFIDESEKESDKPFFLYLAYTAPHWPLNAPKEIIEKYKGHYKEGWSKLRSERYDRMKQLGILDDNWLLSGDDGIDWNSLSEDKKNEMDLRRAIYSAMIDQMDHNIGKLTEYLEQNNLLDNTLIIFLSDNGGCEEGGMLGGGPAYQLGTKEGYFLTYGKAWANLSNTPFKEYKHWVHEGGISTPLIVHWPQQTSKNVQGELVSQYGFLPDIMATILDATGATYPEDYKGKRIHPHSGKSFLPVVKGDEKEIHTEPIFWEHEGNKAVRLGNYKLVSKWKNNGTVQWELYDMVNDRTEMHNLAESMPDKVIEMEKMYLKWASDKKVLPWNEVIQKYKSKN; translated from the coding sequence ATGAAATATCCCATTTCCATCATCCAAATTATTTGTCTTATAGGTATTGCTATTTTAAGTGCTTGTTCTGAAAAGCAAGATCAAAAAAGACCAAATGTTATTCTTATCATGGCCGATGATATGGGGTATTCCGATATTGGATGTTACGGAGGGGATGTTCAAACACCTAATATTGATAAGTTAGCTAATGAAGGGGTACGGTTTACTCAGTTTTATAATGGCGCCCGTTGCTGCCCTACACGTGCATCCTTAATGACTGGTTGTTATCCCCATCAAACCGGTATTGGCCATATGACAAATACTCCTGAAAATTTCAAACAGCACGATTTGGGTGTTGATGAATACCGTGGATTTTTAAATCAGAATTGTGTAACCATTGCTGAGGTTCTCAAACAGTCGGGGTATTCAACCTTGATGACAGGAAAATGGCATTTGGGCATTTCAGATTCAACTAAATGGCCATTACAGCGAGGTTTTGATAAGTTTTATGGATGTATCGTTGGAGCAACCAACTTTTTCAAACCTGAATATCCCCGAGGGATTGTATATATGAATGATACGATATCCATAAATGATGATGATTACTACACCACCGATGCATTTACCGATAATGCCATTCAATTTATTGATGAATCGGAGAAAGAATCAGACAAGCCATTCTTCTTATATCTGGCTTATACCGCTCCTCATTGGCCCTTAAATGCTCCCAAAGAAATTATTGAAAAATATAAAGGTCACTATAAAGAAGGTTGGTCGAAATTGAGATCTGAGAGATATGATCGGATGAAGCAACTGGGTATATTAGATGATAATTGGTTATTATCTGGTGATGATGGCATTGATTGGAATTCGCTTTCGGAGGATAAGAAAAATGAAATGGATCTTCGAAGAGCCATTTATTCTGCCATGATTGATCAGATGGATCATAATATTGGGAAACTGACAGAATATCTCGAACAAAATAACTTGCTGGATAACACATTAATCATTTTTCTGAGTGACAATGGAGGCTGCGAAGAAGGAGGTATGTTAGGTGGTGGTCCGGCATATCAACTGGGAACAAAAGAGGGTTATTTCCTCACTTACGGTAAGGCCTGGGCCAATCTATCAAATACTCCTTTTAAGGAATATAAACACTGGGTACACGAAGGAGGAATAAGTACTCCATTAATTGTTCATTGGCCACAACAGACTTCAAAAAATGTGCAAGGAGAATTAGTTTCTCAATATGGGTTTTTACCGGATATTATGGCTACCATTCTGGATGCAACCGGTGCAACTTATCCCGAAGATTATAAAGGAAAGAGAATTCACCCTCATTCAGGTAAGAGCTTTTTGCCGGTTGTTAAGGGTGATGAAAAGGAAATACATACAGAACCTATCTTTTGGGAGCATGAAGGGAATAAAGCAGTTCGATTAGGAAACTATAAGTTGGTTTCAAAATGGAAAAATAATGGAACAGTTCAATGGGAACTTTATGATATGGTAAACGACAGAACAGAGATGCATAACCTGGCAGAATCAATGCCTGATAAAGTTATTGAAATGGAAAAGATGTACTTGAAATGGGCATCCGACAAAAAGGTTTTGCCATGGAACGAAGTTATACAGAAATATAAATCGAAGAACTAA